The Mesotoga sp. Brook.08.105.5.1 genome includes a window with the following:
- a CDS encoding DUF4384 domain-containing protein, protein MKKVLLIAIIALSVSLIATSVAYDPQGLMFLNRSGASINVNVSLNKGTGSTYYGGESLGLSFSVDRSAYVAVLDIDQSGQVQVLFPNVYDQDNYVQGGRTYTLPTDKATTKYNLQVESNRGRETIVVVASTSPLNFLGNVFSLFDRYPFPYLGQNVNNLSIAINPVFNTSWGIGYTYFYNSYVPFTVRTTISADRKDANVYVDGIFMGKSPVTTTLEAGMHSVYIYTDRNLVYGPATINVQPGSSNFQFSLLPNYIYGYLEVTSIPDGQVYVDGQYAGDTPYRDFEKVGSHTVTVSKWGYHDSKQNVYINRDMTTSVDFRLTEKTEQEKKTDNIILFSIIGVLIAGIVIAIVLSAGD, encoded by the coding sequence GTGAAGAAAGTACTGCTTATTGCGATTATTGCTCTCAGTGTTTCTCTTATTGCCACGTCAGTCGCTTATGACCCTCAGGGACTTATGTTCCTGAACAGGTCAGGAGCTAGCATCAATGTAAACGTAAGCTTGAACAAGGGTACCGGATCAACTTACTACGGTGGCGAGTCGCTCGGATTGTCTTTCTCCGTTGACAGAAGCGCCTATGTGGCTGTTCTGGATATCGATCAGTCGGGGCAGGTCCAGGTTCTCTTTCCAAATGTCTACGATCAGGACAACTACGTCCAGGGTGGAAGGACCTACACTCTACCGACGGATAAGGCGACCACAAAATACAATCTGCAGGTCGAATCAAACAGAGGAAGAGAGACGATAGTAGTCGTTGCATCGACTTCTCCCCTGAATTTCTTAGGGAATGTGTTTTCTCTGTTCGATAGATATCCATTCCCATATTTGGGTCAGAACGTGAACAATTTGTCGATTGCGATTAACCCTGTCTTCAACACAAGCTGGGGGATAGGTTATACTTACTTCTATAACAGCTATGTGCCTTTCACGGTTAGGACTACAATCAGTGCAGACAGAAAGGATGCAAATGTCTATGTCGATGGAATATTCATGGGAAAATCACCGGTCACGACAACTTTGGAGGCCGGTATGCACTCGGTATACATCTACACAGACAGGAACCTCGTATACGGACCGGCAACAATAAACGTGCAACCTGGTTCAAGCAACTTTCAGTTCTCGCTCTTGCCAAATTACATTTACGGTTATCTGGAAGTTACATCGATCCCCGATGGTCAGGTTTATGTGGATGGACAGTATGCCGGTGACACACCTTACAGAGATTTTGAGAAGGTTGGAAGCCATACGGTAACAGTCTCCAAGTGGGGTTACCACGATTCCAAACAGAATGTCTACATCAACAGAGACATGACGACTTCGGTCGATTTCAGATTAACTGAGAAGACAGAGCAAGAGAAGAAAACGGACAACATCATACTCTTCTCGATAATCGGAGTGCTGATCGCGGGAATTGTAATCGCAATAGTACTTAGCGCA